The Candidatus Bathyarchaeota archaeon genomic interval AGATCAGATTCTAAACTAGAACCATCAGTATTTATAATTTACGCCACACTAATAAGCATGGCAAAAGCCGCGAAAACAAAAGCCATCAGCCGTTCTAACGGTTTAAAGCCCTTAACTGACTTTTTTGGCAGCTCTAAGCCACAAAGCACCCATCACAAAAGTAAAACCCAAGGTGAACCAAAAGAAAAATACCACCATTCTAACAGCATCCAAAACAATTTCTTCAAACACCCGAAACCTCTCCTGACACCCAAAGCTAGACACCACATCAAAAGATTAAAAACAAAATTTCCACACACGGAATAAGCACTCAACAAACATATTTTGGTCACAGAAATATGCTAACACAAACAGCAAGCCATTTATAACAAGACACCAAAATACAGATTTCAGCCAGAAAGGGAGAAGGGAGAAGGCCTACTCTCCCGCCAAATGCCCTACCTCCAACATCAAAGGACATAGCCGAAAAACTGAAAACTAATTCTAAAAACCTAGCCTCAAATTGTCTATAACTATGGGATGCTGAAATCTAACCCAAAAGTTCAGAAACAAAAAGAAGCGGGCCCGCTGGGATTTGAACCCAGGATCTCCGGCTCCGCAGGCCAGCGTCCTAATCCGTGCTAGACTACGGGCCCATTTATGATAGAAATTATAATCGCATAAAAGGTTTTTAGGTTTGGTTTATGGTTCGTTGTAGGGCGTTTATTACGTTTTGTTTGCCCATAGCGGCTATGTAAGGACCTAGTCTTGGACCTTGGGGTGTTCCCAGCAGTATAGTGTATAAGGTTTTGAAGAATTCTGGTGGCGGGATGTCGTGTTTTTTGGCGGTGTTGAATATGGCGTTTTGGATTTTTTCAGGTTCTGTTTCGGTTTTCAGGGTTTCTATGAGTTCTTTTATGGCGTTTTTTTCTTCCGGTTTTAGTGTTATTGTTGTTTCTCGGATTTCTTCGAAGTCTCTTGCCCAGTTTAGGGCGTATTCCATTCGTTTTTTGAGGTTTTCGTCTGGCTGTTGCCCTTTCTGTAGATAGCCATAGGTTCGGAGTTTTTCTGTTATGAACTCTATTTTTTTGTCTTTTGGAGCGATTTTAGCTAGGTAAATTAGCATATTGTATGGGACATGTATGCTTTGCTGTTTTGGCGGTTTTAGGAGCCAGCAGTACTCGTATAATCCTTTTAGTTTCGCCAGTTCCTTCTTGTCTGGAATTGTTTTCTTTCCAAAGTATACGTCTTCTAGGTAGTCTAGTTCATTCATGTAGGCCGGTATGTCCGTCACGTCCAGGGTGCGTGTTCCCACAAACCTTTTCAGCATTAAAAGCATAAGCGACTGGGGCGAACCATATTTAAACCAGACTTGCGGTGTGAAAACATTACCGGTGGATTTTGAGATTTTTCTTCCACTTTTGTCTAGAAACATTTCGTATCTGGCGTGAGCTGGAGGTTCGTAACCTAATACCTCACGGCTTATTCTATCGTTGACGCGGACAGAGTCGGCTATATCTTTGCCGTAAGCTTCAAATCTTATATCTAGGGCTTTCCATCGGGCTGCGAATTCGCCTTTCCAGCTTAGCTTTCCCATGCCCTTTGTTACGTCAACCTCGCCTTTGTACCCGCATCCTTCGATCCATCGGCCTTTAATCTCCATTCCCTCGCAGATGTATAGCACCTTGTTTTCTTTAGGCAAGTATTCTATGGATTTGGTTGTGTATATTCGCCCGCAGTTTTCACATACCGGAAAATATGGCAGTACTTCAGTGTATCGTTCTTGCCCAACCTCTTGTTTGACGATTTCGCCAACCCTCTTAGCGTTTAAAAGGATTGTGTGAATCTCGTTGTTAAGTAAGCCTTTTTCATATGCATCTTTGGCGGAAATGTATCGGTATTCTACACCACATTTGTCCAGGGCTTCAAGTAAAAGTGAACTCATGTGCCGACCATAACTGTCGTGGCATTTGAAGGGATCCGGGATATCCGTAACTGGGAAACCGATATATTTTTCTAGAGTTTTTGGCAATCCAACGGGTACTTTGCGAAGTCCATCCTTGTCATCACAGAAGGCTATAAGTTCGGAACGATAGCCCTGCTCCCTCAAAGCCAAAGTCACAGCATAAGAACGCGCAGCGTCGCCTAAGCTTCCAATATGAGGAAACCCGGAGGCGCCAAGTCCCATTTCAGTTCGGATTAAGTCTAAGCTTCTGCCTAGCCTACGTTCTCTTTCGATGATTTTTGCCGCCATTTTGTCATACCATGTCCCACGGCCGATTATTTTCTCACTCATACACCATCACAATCCACGCTTAGAAAAGACCAATCCTTGTCTGTGGGATTTCGCCCTTTATAACTGTGCCAGTAACCCCGTCCAACCATAGCGCATAGGTTTTACCTTTATATTCGTATTTCACAAACCAAACTGGGGCGTGAAGGTAAACAGTCTGGTCTGCTTTTATTTCGTTTTTCATTTCTATGATTCTGTCCACATCCTGCTGAGCCAAATAGCGGTGATGCTCGGTTATCTGTTGTTTTGCAATCTCTACAGCTTCATCTCGGTCAATTTCGCTGTTTAGAACCTTTGCAAATTCTTCAATTCTCCGGTAGTCATATGGAACTTTGCCTTCCAAGGGCACATCATATTCTCTTGTTGGAAATTCTGAGGCTTTCCTCGCAAGAACAAGCCAATTGTATTTTTTGGTTATTCTGCCTTCCTTCACTATTGGCGGGTTTAGACGCTCAAAGATGCCTTTATAGGTGCTTTCCGCCTCAACCGACACAACCCAGAACGGCAGATATGTCAATGTTTTCTCGATGAATTTTGCATTTTTCGCTAGATCCGAAGGCTTAAGAAAACCGGAGCGCATCCAGCTTTTTATCGGTTCCTCAACGCTTGTCGGATCATACTTGTTAAGGAGCATAGAATGCTCGAAGACAAACGCTTTTCCAGTTTCAATAACCACGGTATAACCGCAGTACCTACAAGTGGCAACTATTTCGCCAGGCTTAAACTGGATAGGTGCACCACAATAGGAGCAACTAAGCTCCTTAACTATTGACATTTCCATGTACCTTCTGCTTTTCACGCCTTAGAATTTCTCTTGCCACAATCACTCCAGAGGCGGAAGCTTGAATAAGCCCTCTAGTGACTCCGGCACCGTCACCTATTGTGAAAAGGTTCCGTATCTTTGTTTCCAGCGAATTGTTTAACTCAAGCTTTGAAGAGTAAAATTTAACTTCAACACCATAAAGCAGCGTATCCCTTGAATGAACCCCGGGTGCTATTTTGTCCAAGGCCTCAAGCATTTCTCTTATGTCAGCTAAATAACGGTAGGGCAAGACGAAGCTCAAGTCTCCAGGTGTTGCATTTTTCAGGGTTGGGTTTACAACACTTCTGGCTATTCTGTCCGATGTTGAACGCCTGCCAGCCTCTAAATCGCCCAAGCGTTGTACCAGGATCCCCCCGCTCAGAAGGTTTGAGAGCCTAGCCAAATATTTACCATAGGCTATGGGCTCTTTGAAAGGCTCCGTGAATGATGTACTAACGAGGATAGCGAAGTTTGTGTTTTCCGTTTTCCGTTCGGCGTAACTTTGCCCGTTAACGGTTAAGACACCGTTATAAGATTCTGTTATGACCTCGCCATATGGTGCAACACAGAATGTTCTAACTTGGTCGTCGAAAAACTTCGAGTAGTAAATGAATTTCGGCTCGTAAAGAACATTTGTTAACTCTTCCATAACTGCGGCTAGAACTTCAACCCTTACGCCGACATCCACAGGGTTGTTAAGAGTTTTCAATCCTAATGTTTGAGCTTCTGTTTGAAGCCACTCGGCGCCCACTCTCCCAGGCGCCACAATAACATATCTTCCAAAGAATTTTTCTCCGTCAACTGTTTCAACGCCTTCGATGACTCCTTTTTTAACAATAAGTCCTTTAACGTCCTTCTTCATTTTTATGTCGATTTTTCCCTCAAGCTCTTGCCGCATTTTTCGCAATGTTTGGGCACAGCGTTCTGTTCCCATATGCCTAATTTTCTGGTGTACAAGTTTTAATCCTGCAAGAGAGGCCTTTCTTTCAATTTCCTCAACTTTTTCAACATCATCACCATAAACGTGCCCCGGCGCCCCGAAACGAATGTATATGTCGTCCACATAGTTAATTAGCTCTGAGAGTTCTTT includes:
- a CDS encoding NAD(P)/FAD-dependent oxidoreductase, which codes for MKYDVVIVGAGPAGIFSALELVGKSDLNILMLDKGPDLEQRRCPASRGFGCVNCDPCGLLCGWGGAGAFSDGKLTISTEVGGWLNQYLSEKELSELINYVDDIYIRFGAPGHVYGDDVEKVEEIERKASLAGLKLVHQKIRHMGTERCAQTLRKMRQELEGKIDIKMKKDVKGLIVKKGVIEGVETVDGEKFFGRYVIVAPGRVGAEWLQTEAQTLGLKTLNNPVDVGVRVEVLAAVMEELTNVLYEPKFIYYSKFFDDQVRTFCVAPYGEVITESYNGVLTVNGQSYAERKTENTNFAILVSTSFTEPFKEPIAYGKYLARLSNLLSGGILVQRLGDLEAGRRSTSDRIARSVVNPTLKNATPGDLSFVLPYRYLADIREMLEALDKIAPGVHSRDTLLYGVEVKFYSSKLELNNSLETKIRNLFTIGDGAGVTRGLIQASASGVIVAREILRREKQKVHGNVNS
- the lysS gene encoding lysine--tRNA ligase, whose translation is MSEKIIGRGTWYDKMAAKIIERERRLGRSLDLIRTEMGLGASGFPHIGSLGDAARSYAVTLALREQGYRSELIAFCDDKDGLRKVPVGLPKTLEKYIGFPVTDIPDPFKCHDSYGRHMSSLLLEALDKCGVEYRYISAKDAYEKGLLNNEIHTILLNAKRVGEIVKQEVGQERYTEVLPYFPVCENCGRIYTTKSIEYLPKENKVLYICEGMEIKGRWIEGCGYKGEVDVTKGMGKLSWKGEFAARWKALDIRFEAYGKDIADSVRVNDRISREVLGYEPPAHARYEMFLDKSGRKISKSTGNVFTPQVWFKYGSPQSLMLLMLKRFVGTRTLDVTDIPAYMNELDYLEDVYFGKKTIPDKKELAKLKGLYEYCWLLKPPKQQSIHVPYNMLIYLAKIAPKDKKIEFITEKLRTYGYLQKGQQPDENLKKRMEYALNWARDFEEIRETTITLKPEEKNAIKELIETLKTETEPEKIQNAIFNTAKKHDIPPPEFFKTLYTILLGTPQGPRLGPYIAAMGKQNVINALQRTINQT